TGGAAGGGTTTTGCCAAATAATCATCAGCGCCACTGTCAAGGCCCTGTACCTTGTCCTCCGTTTCACCTCTTGCTGTTAGCAGAATAACTGGTGTTTCAATACCAGTTTTTCGTAGCTCCCTCAATACATTTATCCCATTCATTTTGGGAAGCATGATGTCGAGAATGATAAGGTCATAAATACCAGAAAGCCCGTAATCCAATCCGTCTTCTCCATCATATACTAAATCAACACTATAGTTATTCTTTTTTAATACCTGAACAATGGCTTCAGCCATATACTTCTCATCTTCAACCATTAAAATTCTCACCTACATGCCTCCTTATTATTTTTGACTATATCATAAAAAGTATCCCCAAAAAAGGGGCTTTCAACAGCTCCTTTTTGTGGACACTTTACTTTTGAGTAAAAATCAAATCTGTATTCTAATTTTTCTTAATTAATTTCATAACCCCTATCTATATAACCTCTGCACCGTCTCTAATCTTCATCTCATAACCTGCACCATCATTGGGGCCCATACCTCTAATGACAGTTCCTTCTTTACCATTGAATGCTGGCATACCCTCTGGTACATCCTCACTCCATGTTTCTCCGCCGTCTGTGGAATAGAGTTTGACTCCATCTTCAAGCTTCACCATATATCCTGCACCGTCTCTATTCTTCATTATATAACCTGTTTCACCATTAAATCCCATACCTCTAATGACAATTCCTTCTTTACCATTGAATGCTGGCATACCCTCTGGTACATTCTCACTCCATGTTTCTCCGCCGTCTGTGGAGTAGAGTTTGACTCCATCTTCAAGCTTCACCATATATCCTGCACCGTCTCTAATCTTCATCTCATAACCTGTACCATCATTGGGGCCCATACTTCTAATGACAGTTCCTTCTTTACCATTGAATGCTGGCATACCCTCTGGTACATTCTCACTCCATGTTTCTCCGCCGTCTGTGGAGTAGAGTTTGACTCCATCTTCAAGCTTCACCATATATCCTGCACCGTCTCTAATCTTCATTATATAACCTGTTTCACCATTAAATCCCATACCTCTAATGAACCCTCTACTTCCTTCCTTACCGTTGAATGCTGTTACGCCTTCAGGTGCATTCTCACTCCATGTTTGGCTACCATCTGTAGAATAAATTGTAACACCATTTTCAACCTTTCTCAACATAGCAGCACTATCGTTTGCTGCAAAGACTGTTCCAGCGCCTGTCGCAGCCACAAGCGTCCCGCAAAGGAGTGCAATGCCAGCTTTCTTTTTTGTAGTATTCATTGTTGATAAAATTTTACTTTTCATGTTCATGATACCTCCTAAATTTTTTTTAGTAAGTAGTTACCTTACATTTACTATCATAAACCCTCTACCTTTAGCGAACCTTTAGTCTGCCAAATTTATGAAATAGTTGAGCTTTTTGCTGTTGGAAGATTAAAAACAACATTCTCTTTTATCCATTTCTTGCCTTGCATTTTTACACATATTGAAATTATTTGTTTTTTTCCTTGGTAGACAAGAAAAAGAGCACCTCAAAACAATTTATTGCTTTTGGCATGCTCTCTTTCTTGTAAAGTGTATTTTTCTATATGATATAGTAAATTCTGTAATTTATAAAACCTTATCGTCACTGCTACACGTAGATTTTCTAAGTATTGGTTATTGTTTTCTCCGTTTCTTTATCAAAAATATGGATCTTACCAGGATCTAAAGCCAGCTTTATAATCTCTCCAACCTTCACCTGTTTCTGTGGATCAACCTTTGCAATAAAATCGGTACCCTCAATTTTTACATTCAAAAGAATTTCAGAGCCAAGCATTTCAACAACCTCTACTTCTGCTTCTACAACACAATCTGCCAATGAATCAAGGTAAATTTCTTGATCAAATATGGCTTCAGGTCTGATTCCCATGATCACTTCCCTGCCTAAGTAATTAAGTTCCTCTAGTTTTTTTGCCTTTTCATAGGGTAACTTGATACTGCTTTTACCAAACTTTAAGTATATTTCCTCTCCAAATTTCTCTACCATTACTTCTCTGAAGTTCATCTGGGGACTTCCAATAAATCCTGCCACAAATAAATTATTCGGCTTTTCATAAAGCCTCTGAGGTGAATCCATCTGCTGAATATACCCATCCTTCATCACAACAATTCTTGTTCCCATTGTCATGGCTTCTGTCTGATCATGTGTAACATAGATAAAGGTTGTTTGCAGCTGCTGATGAAGTTTGCTGATTTTGGTCCTCATCTGAGCCCTTAGTTTTGCATCAAGATTTGACAAAGGTTCATCCATAAGAAATACCTTCGGTTTTCGTACTATGGCACGTCCCAAAGCCACCCGTTGCCTCTGACCTCCAGATAAGGCCTTCGGCTTTCTATGAAGAAGGTGTTCTATCTCAAGGAGTTTTGCAGCTTCATACACACTTGCTTTTATTTCATTTTTGGGGATTTTCTTTAATTTCAAGCTGTATGCCATATTTTCAAAAACTGTCATATGAGGATACAAAGCATAGTTCTGAAAAACCATTGCAATATCCCTGTCTTTAGGTTGCATATGGTTTACTAATCTTCCGTCTATAAATATTTCTCCTTCGGTTACTTCTTCCAATCCTGCAACCATCCTAAGTGTAGTAGTTTTTCCACAGCCAGAGGGACCTACAAAAACGATAAATTCCTTATCTTCGATATCCAAATTGAAATCCGCCACTGCAACAACTTTATCTTCAAATTTTTTTGTGACATGTTTTAAGTTTACATTGGCCAAAATAATCACATCCCTATTATAAAAATTTTAATCATAACCTCCCTCCATCAAATCCAAATCTTTTTTTATGAACCATAATTCTCTAAACACATATCAAATATCCTATACCTTATTCTTAGATAACACTTTATGGGTCATCTATAGTTTTATAGATTATTATTTATAGATAAAGGATTTTCACCCTCAATATTTTTAAGCTCATCAAACGCAGGAAATTTTCTTTGCACTAGAAAAATATAAATAGCTATTACTATTTTTATATCCATCACAATTGGAAGATGGATTATCATCATGATCACATTCGAAAGTAGTAGAACTGCCAAATAGCCTATACTGAAAAACAAAAGTCCTTTATCTAACTGTTGTTGGATATGCTTCGAAAAAAAGAAGCCTATATATAATAATAGTCCTCCAAGGACAGTACCTAAAATAGAAGTCAATACAATAAGAAGTTCTGAAAGATAAGGTATGCACTGAAATAATGTTTTAGAAGTAGCAATCCCAAGTAAATTATTTATGAATAAATCTATAGAATATATAGCATAGCTACTATCTACTGCTGGTATATAAAAATCAAATTTAATGCTGTTTAATATTATATATACACAAGAAGTCAAAAACAAAAACCTCATTATTAGATAGATTAGTACCTTTCTATTTGACTTCATGGCTTCCGAAAAATATTGCGTTGAGCAGCTGTTTCTTATAGTTAAAAACATTCTCTTTAATGCTTTTATTTGAGTTTTAGTAGCATCATATATAATAGAAATTCCAAATATAAATATAAGGATTTTGTTTATTTGAAAAATTCTTTTTTGAAAGCTTCTATAATC
The sequence above is drawn from the Clostridium formicaceticum genome and encodes:
- a CDS encoding WD40/YVTN/BNR-like repeat-containing protein, translating into MKSKILSTMNTTKKKAGIALLCGTLVAATGAGTVFAANDSAAMLRKVENGVTIYSTDGSQTWSENAPEGVTAFNGKEGSRGFIRGMGFNGETGYIMKIRDGAGYMVKLEDGVKLYSTDGGETWSENVPEGMPAFNGKEGTVIRSMGPNDGTGYEMKIRDGAGYMVKLEDGVKLYSTDGGETWSENVPEGMPAFNGKEGIVIRGMGFNGETGYIMKNRDGAGYMVKLEDGVKLYSTDGGETWSEDVPEGMPAFNGKEGTVIRGMGPNDGAGYEMKIRDGAEVI
- a CDS encoding ABC transporter ATP-binding protein: MANVNLKHVTKKFEDKVVAVADFNLDIEDKEFIVFVGPSGCGKTTTLRMVAGLEEVTEGEIFIDGRLVNHMQPKDRDIAMVFQNYALYPHMTVFENMAYSLKLKKIPKNEIKASVYEAAKLLEIEHLLHRKPKALSGGQRQRVALGRAIVRKPKVFLMDEPLSNLDAKLRAQMRTKISKLHQQLQTTFIYVTHDQTEAMTMGTRIVVMKDGYIQQMDSPQRLYEKPNNLFVAGFIGSPQMNFREVMVEKFGEEIYLKFGKSSIKLPYEKAKKLEELNYLGREVIMGIRPEAIFDQEIYLDSLADCVVEAEVEVVEMLGSEILLNVKIEGTDFIAKVDPQKQVKVGEIIKLALDPGKIHIFDKETEKTITNT